CCTTCAAAAGATGTAAATCCTGATGAAGTAGTTGCGCTAGGAGCTGCTATTCAAGGAAGCTTATTACAAGTAGATAATGAAGCGTCTGACAATGCAGAAGAGTTTAAACCGAAAACGAGAGTAGTAGATGTAAACTCGCATAGTTTAGGGATGTTACTTGTTGATCATAACACTGGTGGAGACATTAACCAAAAAATTATTGTTCGAAATACACCAATTCCAGCTAGTAAAGAAGCTGTGTTTTATACAGTTGATGATGGGCAAACATCTCTTCGCGTTCAAGTAACAGAAGGGGAAGACAGTGACCCTGATTTTGTAAAAATTATCGGTCAATCGAATCTAGATTTAAGAGGACCAAAACCACAAGGATACCCAGTTCGCTTCATTTTTACATATGATGAAAATGGCGTTGTACACGTTTATGGAAAAGATGAAAATACTGGTCAACATTTAGGTGAAATGCAAATTGAAAGAAAATCAAATTTAACAGAAGCAGCAATTGAACAAAAAGCTGAAAAATTAGCAGGAATTTCAGTGGAATAACGATTTTTTTTGATGTATTTTATACGGATAGGGGTGTTTAACCTTTGGAGAATTATTATGAATTGCTGCAGGTTGATCCGAATATTGGAGCAGCCGAGCTGAAAGAGAAGTTAATTGAGGCGCAGCGAAAATGGTTAGGGAGAACGAATGCACCTGATTTAAAGCGTAGACAGGAAGCTGAACGAATAGTTGAGATTCTTGCTGAAGCCGAGGCAATTCTTTTGGATGAAGCGAAGAGAAGCGAGTATAACCGTACGTTAGAGGGTTCTACTCCTGAAGTGGATACAAATTACCAAGAACCGTTTGATAATACAACAGGATCTACTGCACAAGAATTAATAGATGAAGCATGGAATCTATTAGAGCAAGGAAGAGTTGCAGATGCAATTGTTGTAGGAAAAAGAGTGACTGAAAATTATGGAGCTAACGCACATGGATGGGCGATATTAGCGAGAGCACATTATATGTGGAATGAGTTTGATGATGCGATTTATGAGTATAGAAAAGCGATGGACATCGAAACAAATAACGATGTATTCTATTATGATTTATCTGATGTTTATTTGGATCATCCGAAATTAAGCTTCGAAGAGCGATTAGATCACGCTGAAAGATTAACTCAACAAGCATTAAGTATTAAACCGAATGAGCGAGCATATCGTTTTAGAATGGCAGTAATTGCAAGATATAGAGATAACTATGATCAAGCGATTGATATTTTACGTCAATTAATTGAAACATATGGAAAAGACCCAAGTTTAGGCAATGAATTGGCTTATAATTACTACTATAAGTGTTTATCGATGCTATATGCTCAAGAGAGTAATGGTGAGACTTATTATAGCTATATTTCTCAAGAGAGCGCTGAACAAGGACTAATCTTATTAAGAGAAGCAAAGATTTATGCAACAGATAGAGATTTACTTGGATACATTCAAACATTTATTGATTTAGGCGAAAAAGCATTACAAACAAAGTTTCTAGTAGGGCGTTTTGCTGGTTTAGGTTTTATACCTGCAATATGGTTCTTAAATGCACTATTTTCTTTTTCATTTATTAGTTTATTAATTAGTGGAGCGTTACTTTACTTTGTTTGGAAAATTAGTAGAATTCCAGTTTGGCTTGATAATAAAGAAGTTAATACTGGTCAAAGAGAACAACGAAATCGAAGTATTTTAACCGCCATAGCGGTTGTGTTCGGTAGAAAATAATGAAACATTTTGAAAACTCCTGAATAGGAGTTTTCTTTATTCATAAGTCTTGAATTGCTTTATAGGAGGGATACAATGTCAACGGCAAATTTGTATAACAAAGAAGAGTTTTTGGCTTTTAAATCATTATTTGAAGCGAATGTCCATTCAGGAGAATTGTCAAAAGCATTGACACAAATTGATGGATTACTTGCTCGATATCCTGATCATCCGGGGTTATTTTATTTAGCTGGATTGTTATTTTCACATAATCAAAATTACGATAAGGCAAAAACTTATTTTGAGCAAGCGCTATCACTAGATGAGAGTAATAGCGAATACATGGTGTATTTAGGGATAACATATGTAGAATTGAATCAGCTTAATCAAGCAGAGACGTTGCTTCTAAGTGCATATAATTTAGGAGAAGCAGATATAACTACGGTAATGGGGTTAGGAAAATTATATTTAAAACAGGAAAACTATGAGAAAGCTAGATTTTATTTTAATAAAGTTTTAAGTCAAGATTCATTGCACCATGAAGCGAATGTCAGAATGGGACAAGCTTATCTGTTTGAAAAAAAGCATGTGCAACAAGCAATTACACATTTCGAACAAGCGTTGAAAAACGGAAAGAGTGAAGAATTAGAGTATTACTATGCGAAAGCTCTTTTACAATCAGAAATGGAAGCGCAATGCATAAAGTGTTGTAAGAAATTTTTGATGAGAAATCCGAATTCCTCGTGGGCTGATCGATTCCGTGAGTTAATGCTAAATGCTCAAGGAGTAAATACGAAGCAAACGCCTAAAGAGGACTACAAGCAGCAAAGAAGAAGAGACCCCAATTTCAATTCGAATACAGGGGAGCAAAATCATAACAATGAAATCGATAAGTATCAAAGAGTGTTTGAAGATGCGAAGAAGCGTTTAAATAGCTATATATTTGGTCAGGAAGAGTTTATCGATCAGTTATGTATGGGTTACATGAGAAGCTTTATTTACGAACGTCCAGATGCGAACTTAAAAAATGTTATTTTTGTCTCTGGTCGAAAAGGTACAGGAATATATAAATCAGTAAAATATTTAACAGCGATTATGAATGAGTATAGTTTATATGAAAAACCAGATGTACACTACATTGATATTAGTAGTTCGCTTGGAGCATCAGATATTGAAAGTACTTTTTTATCAGATGTGTATAGAGGGATCACGTCTAAATCAGATGTACTGTACTTTGATAATGTCGATAAATGTCCGCCTAATTTACTTTCTAATTTATCAGAGTTAATTATGAATGGGAAAGTTAAGTTGAAGGATCGCTATGTTTATAATGCGAATTTGCAAGCGCTCCAAAAAACATATAGCAGTTTAGCGGAGAAAGGTATTGATTCGATTCAAATAGAAAATAAGTTAATTATTTTATCTACTGAAAAGGATTTGAAAGAAATTCGTACAATGTTTCCGGTCACAGTATTAGAGAAAATAAAAGATTATCCGCAAACATCTGTATTACCGCTCCATACTTTGACAAAAATATCAGAGCGCTATTTGAAAAAATATCAAAAACGTATTCATACGAAATTACAAGTGAATATGAACTGTACTCATGATGTATCTGATTTTATTGTTGAGAAAGCGAATTTAGCAATGGGTGTACACGGAATTAAGAGTTATATAGAAGATGATATTTATCAGTCTATTACAAATCTGCGTATATCAGGGAAAATAGAACCAGGCATCATTTATCAACTTACAGCATCGGATGAATTATATTTAGATGATGGTGTGGAGAAAATACAAGTTACTCGTAAAAAAGCAGGAGCAGAAAATTTAGAAAATATTAAAGGTAAATTTGAAAAAGTCATTGGTTTGAATGCAGTTAAAGAGAGAGTCTTTCAATTGGAAGAGTTCTTGACACTGCAAAAAATTAGACAATCACGCGGATCGAAACAAACACGTTTAACGATGAATTTTATCTTTACAGGAAACCCTGGTACAGGTAAGACTACTATCGCACGATTAGTCGCGGAATATTTAAAGGCTGTAGGTTATTTATCCAGCGGTCATTTAGTCGAAGTAGATCGATCTCTTTTAGTCGGTCAATATATAGGAGATACAGCGCCAAAAACACAAGCTGTGATTGATTCTGCAAAAGGCGGGGTTTTATTCATTGATGAAGCATATTCTTTAGCTAGAGGTGGAGAAAATGATTTTGGGAAAGAAGCTATTGACACTATAGTTAAAGGAATGGAAGACCTTAGAGAAGATTTAGTTGTAATTCTTGCTGGATATAAGGATGAAATGGACGGTTTTTTAAAGACAAATCCAGGCTTGCAATCTAGATTTAATAATCATATAGATTTTCCTGATTATACATCTGAAGAGCTCTTCATGATTTCTGAAAAAATTGTAGAAAGTGAAGGGTTTACTATTGCAGATGATTTGAAAGATGATTTGATTGAAGAATTCTCGAGAAAACAAATACCAGGAAAAAATGATTCTGGAAATGGACGATTGGCAAGAAATATCGTTGAGAAGGCTATGGCGGAGCAAGCAGCTAGACTTAAAAATTCTGGTGATACGTTAAAACTTTTAAGCGATGAAGAATTAAATATGTTAACGAAAGATGATTTTGGATTAGGCGCAGAAAATACATTTGACTTAAATGCTGAATTAGATAAAATCATTGGCCTTGATCAAGTGAAAGAATTTATGAGGGGGATGGAACTTCAGCTTGTAGCGCAGAAGAAAAGAAAGAATGCTGGATTACAATCTCCGGTTGGGCAAAGTCTGAATATGATTTTCACCGGTAATCCAGGAACAGGTAAAACAACTGTTGCTAGATTATTAGGGACAATGATGAAAGAAATGGGGATTTTAAAATCTGGACATTTCGTTGAAGTTGATCGAGGGGGACTTGTTGGCCAGTATTTAGGACATACAGCACCGAAAACAACTGATAAATTTATGTCTGCTTTAGGTGGGATTTTATTTATTGATGAAGCGTATTCATTGGCTACTGATAAATTTGGAAAAGAAGCAATCGATACGATTGTAAAACTTATGGAAGATCATCGAGAGAATATTATCGTCATACTAGCTGGATATGAGAAAGAAATGAAAGAATTCCTAAAAACAAATTCAGGTCTGAAATCTCGATTCCCTCTAAATGTCGACTTCAAAGATTACTCTGTACATGAGCTTGTTGCCATTGGAGAAAGCATGATTAAAGGAAGAGAGTTCATTTTACCAGAAGAGGCAAGAGACGCTTTAGTGGAAAGAGTAGAATCTGAAATGCAGCTATCTTCCGCAGAATCAGGAAACGGAAGAATGATTAGAAATATTGTGGAGGAAGGGATTCGTAGACAGTCAGCACGAATTAGTGAGGATGAATATGCAGACTCTACAGAACTTATAACTTTCAGAGCGCCAGATTTTCTCGCAGATACAAGAGATAAAGAATTTGATTTAGAAAAAGAACTGGAAAAAATCGTAGGATTAACAGACATAAAAGATTTCGTCCGTTCATTAGAAAAACAACTAATTGCCCAGCAGCTTCGCCAAAGTGTTGGGATTAAGAATAAATTTTCTCAAAATCTAAATATGATTTTCACCGGTAATCCAGGAACAGGAAAAACGACTGTAGCTCGTGTAGTTGGTGATTTATTAAAGCGAATGGGGCTCTTAAAAAGCGGTAAATTGGTTGAGGTGGACAAAGGTAACCTTATTGCACCTTATGCTGGTCAAACGCCTGAGAAGGTAAAAGAAGTATTTATGTCTGCGCTTGGCGGAGTGTTGTTTATTGATGAAGCATATGCGCTGAGTAACGATAATGTTGGTAAAGAAGCGATTGATACATTAGTTAAACTAGTGGAAGAGTATAGGGATAGCGTTATTGTTATACTAGCTGGATATGAGAAAGAAATGCGAGACTTCTTACAAGTTAACTCAGGTCTTAAGTCGCGCTTCCCAATTGACGTTCATTTCCCGGATTATTCGGTCGCTGAATTAGTGGAGA
This Bacillus mycoides DNA region includes the following protein-coding sequences:
- a CDS encoding AAA family ATPase, translating into MSTANLYNKEEFLAFKSLFEANVHSGELSKALTQIDGLLARYPDHPGLFYLAGLLFSHNQNYDKAKTYFEQALSLDESNSEYMVYLGITYVELNQLNQAETLLLSAYNLGEADITTVMGLGKLYLKQENYEKARFYFNKVLSQDSLHHEANVRMGQAYLFEKKHVQQAITHFEQALKNGKSEELEYYYAKALLQSEMEAQCIKCCKKFLMRNPNSSWADRFRELMLNAQGVNTKQTPKEDYKQQRRRDPNFNSNTGEQNHNNEIDKYQRVFEDAKKRLNSYIFGQEEFIDQLCMGYMRSFIYERPDANLKNVIFVSGRKGTGIYKSVKYLTAIMNEYSLYEKPDVHYIDISSSLGASDIESTFLSDVYRGITSKSDVLYFDNVDKCPPNLLSNLSELIMNGKVKLKDRYVYNANLQALQKTYSSLAEKGIDSIQIENKLIILSTEKDLKEIRTMFPVTVLEKIKDYPQTSVLPLHTLTKISERYLKKYQKRIHTKLQVNMNCTHDVSDFIVEKANLAMGVHGIKSYIEDDIYQSITNLRISGKIEPGIIYQLTASDELYLDDGVEKIQVTRKKAGAENLENIKGKFEKVIGLNAVKERVFQLEEFLTLQKIRQSRGSKQTRLTMNFIFTGNPGTGKTTIARLVAEYLKAVGYLSSGHLVEVDRSLLVGQYIGDTAPKTQAVIDSAKGGVLFIDEAYSLARGGENDFGKEAIDTIVKGMEDLREDLVVILAGYKDEMDGFLKTNPGLQSRFNNHIDFPDYTSEELFMISEKIVESEGFTIADDLKDDLIEEFSRKQIPGKNDSGNGRLARNIVEKAMAEQAARLKNSGDTLKLLSDEELNMLTKDDFGLGAENTFDLNAELDKIIGLDQVKEFMRGMELQLVAQKKRKNAGLQSPVGQSLNMIFTGNPGTGKTTVARLLGTMMKEMGILKSGHFVEVDRGGLVGQYLGHTAPKTTDKFMSALGGILFIDEAYSLATDKFGKEAIDTIVKLMEDHRENIIVILAGYEKEMKEFLKTNSGLKSRFPLNVDFKDYSVHELVAIGESMIKGREFILPEEARDALVERVESEMQLSSAESGNGRMIRNIVEEGIRRQSARISEDEYADSTELITFRAPDFLADTRDKEFDLEKELEKIVGLTDIKDFVRSLEKQLIAQQLRQSVGIKNKFSQNLNMIFTGNPGTGKTTVARVVGDLLKRMGLLKSGKLVEVDKGNLIAPYAGQTPEKVKEVFMSALGGVLFIDEAYALSNDNVGKEAIDTLVKLVEEYRDSVIVILAGYEKEMRDFLQVNSGLKSRFPIDVHFPDYSVAELVEIAKLTTTNDGFVLTEQSIAPLSKVLGREIKRLKADAGNGRLVRNVIEEAKREQANRIVNEGILDENEIMNLLPEDFEKEQNNAVAEFQLEEHLQAIIGLNEVKDFMRSLQDQIRIAQTRKSLGLPVEEGSSLHMIFTGNPGTGKTTVARIVANLLYHLGILSSNKTIEVDRSGLVAGYVGQTAIKTKEVIQSALGGVLFIDEAYALAKDVNTSHGFGKEAIDTLLKAMEDYRDDLIVILAGYTNEMEGFLNTNPGLRSRIPNVIEFKDYSVDELLQMGEKMFKGNGYQLTETADQKLRDKIEIACKEEQFGNGRYIRNVYEETKRNQAVRLRGVELTRENLMLIEDTDIK
- a CDS encoding tetratricopeptide repeat protein — protein: MENYYELLQVDPNIGAAELKEKLIEAQRKWLGRTNAPDLKRRQEAERIVEILAEAEAILLDEAKRSEYNRTLEGSTPEVDTNYQEPFDNTTGSTAQELIDEAWNLLEQGRVADAIVVGKRVTENYGANAHGWAILARAHYMWNEFDDAIYEYRKAMDIETNNDVFYYDLSDVYLDHPKLSFEERLDHAERLTQQALSIKPNERAYRFRMAVIARYRDNYDQAIDILRQLIETYGKDPSLGNELAYNYYYKCLSMLYAQESNGETYYSYISQESAEQGLILLREAKIYATDRDLLGYIQTFIDLGEKALQTKFLVGRFAGLGFIPAIWFLNALFSFSFISLLISGALLYFVWKISRIPVWLDNKEVNTGQREQRNRSILTAIAVVFGRK